In one Hymenobacter sp. DG25B genomic region, the following are encoded:
- a CDS encoding head GIN domain-containing protein, with protein MKSATLLLLPLLAFSSLTAFRPAPAHSASEAPAAERREVRTVAAFEELSLNIPAEVILRQGSPQRVEIVGAEEDLGRIETVVKENRLRIRLPEKDRKAEWYKGTSFKQPVKIYVTMPNIKMLGVSGSGSMSGETPIKAPALKVSMSGSGALRLNLVTDQLHTSLSGSGRISLSGSTDAHTVSISGSGQLAASNLRTNATQISISGSGNCQVHASQTLQASISGSGNVRYQGSPQVTSRVMGSGNVRKA; from the coding sequence ATGAAATCCGCTACCCTTCTGCTGCTTCCTTTGCTGGCCTTCTCCTCGCTCACAGCCTTTCGCCCGGCGCCGGCCCATTCCGCAAGTGAGGCCCCGGCCGCCGAGCGCCGTGAGGTGCGGACGGTAGCCGCCTTTGAGGAACTATCCTTGAATATTCCCGCAGAAGTAATTTTGCGGCAAGGCAGCCCGCAGCGGGTAGAAATAGTGGGCGCGGAAGAAGATTTGGGCAGAATAGAAACCGTGGTGAAGGAAAACCGTCTGCGTATCCGGCTGCCGGAAAAAGACCGAAAGGCCGAGTGGTATAAAGGCACCAGCTTTAAGCAGCCCGTTAAAATCTACGTCACCATGCCCAACATTAAAATGCTGGGCGTAAGCGGCTCGGGCTCCATGAGCGGCGAAACCCCCATTAAGGCCCCGGCCCTGAAAGTGAGTATGTCCGGCTCAGGCGCCCTGCGCCTGAATCTGGTCACCGACCAGCTGCATACTTCCCTGTCCGGCTCGGGCCGCATCAGCCTCTCCGGCAGCACCGATGCGCATACGGTATCTATCAGCGGCTCCGGCCAGCTGGCAGCATCCAACCTGCGCACCAACGCTACGCAAATCAGCATCAGTGGCTCCGGCAACTGCCAGGTGCATGCCAGCCAGACGCTGCAGGCTTCAATTTCAGGGTCGGGCAATGTGCGATACCAGGGCAGCCCACAGGTTACCTCCCGCGTTATGGGCTCGGGCAACGTTCGGAAAGCGTAG
- a CDS encoding nuclear transport factor 2 family protein codes for MHPHEELLHRFYQAFQRRDWHAMAMCYHPQATFQDAAFSLTGAPEIGTMWRMLCERGHDLQLTYNNVHAHDHQGQADWEARYTFSQTKRPVHNRIRARFTFSDGLIYTHHDAFSFWRWSRQALGPVGWLLGWSPFLQRKVRAQAAKNLQQFRARLA; via the coding sequence ATGCACCCTCACGAGGAACTGCTGCACCGCTTCTACCAGGCCTTTCAGCGCCGCGACTGGCATGCCATGGCCATGTGCTACCACCCACAGGCCACCTTCCAGGACGCCGCCTTCAGCCTGACCGGTGCGCCCGAAATAGGCACTATGTGGCGCATGCTTTGTGAGCGGGGCCACGACCTGCAGCTGACTTACAACAACGTGCACGCCCACGACCACCAGGGCCAGGCCGACTGGGAAGCCCGCTACACCTTCTCGCAAACCAAGCGCCCGGTGCACAACCGCATCCGAGCCCGCTTTACCTTTTCCGATGGCCTGATTTATACCCACCACGATGCTTTCAGCTTCTGGCGCTGGTCGCGGCAGGCGCTGGGGCCGGTGGGATGGCTGCTGGGCTGGTCGCCGTTTCTGCAGCGGAAAGTGCGGGCGCAGGCCGCCAAAAATCTGCAGCAGTTCAGAGCCCGGCTTGCTTAA
- a CDS encoding SgcJ/EcaC family oxidoreductase, producing MKTLFSLLLCLCLFGGAQAQKAPSAADEKAILQVHEGLIEAWNKHDTDLYFTYLAPDAQWVNVVGMWWRNAAEHKYALDIFMKMMFYKTTHIANKPEIRMLRPDLALVRHTWELTGWVMPDGRDMSEFSTGVLTLIMEKRKGRWLIIDGHNTSIDKKAQDPALSLRK from the coding sequence ATGAAAACCCTGTTCAGCCTCCTGCTTTGCCTGTGCCTGTTTGGCGGCGCACAAGCCCAGAAAGCCCCCTCTGCGGCCGATGAAAAGGCCATTCTGCAAGTTCACGAAGGCCTTATTGAGGCCTGGAACAAGCACGACACTGACCTGTACTTTACGTATCTGGCGCCCGATGCGCAGTGGGTAAATGTGGTGGGTATGTGGTGGCGCAACGCCGCCGAACACAAGTATGCCCTGGACATCTTCATGAAGATGATGTTCTACAAAACCACGCACATCGCCAACAAACCCGAAATAAGGATGCTGCGGCCTGACCTAGCCCTGGTGCGCCATACCTGGGAGCTCACGGGCTGGGTAATGCCCGACGGCCGCGACATGAGCGAATTTTCAACCGGCGTACTGACTCTGATTATGGAGAAGCGCAAAGGCCGGTGGCTTATTATCGATGGTCATAATACCTCCATCGACAAGAAAGCCCAAGACCCGGCCCTGTCTTTGAGAAAATAG
- a CDS encoding helix-turn-helix domain-containing protein: MEAPFFRFYRPCPALQPFVSNYMLMHVQLNPLLPRVANPYPTNPEQCLFFYARDAVEVFNYAHEKESTSPPSIIVGPQVARVNLRMGYDQLTIKVGFQPGGLFRLFGMPMWQLLDYSIDSSELAGREISRINEQLRELNDYQQMISLVEKYLLSKVAALKNDAHAVDKVAQLMLQSHTRPFSLDWLASEACLSARQFERKFLERIGMSPKLFMRVVRFAQAYRLKNQQPNLDWQDIVYRCGYYDQTHLIKDFRLFAQVTPTMLLKEDAQAPIKLFPGSPF; the protein is encoded by the coding sequence ATGGAGGCTCCGTTTTTCCGGTTTTATCGTCCGTGCCCGGCCCTGCAGCCCTTTGTGAGCAACTACATGCTCATGCATGTGCAACTGAACCCGCTGCTGCCGCGGGTGGCTAACCCCTACCCCACCAACCCGGAGCAATGCCTGTTCTTTTATGCGCGCGATGCCGTGGAGGTGTTTAACTACGCCCACGAAAAAGAAAGCACCAGCCCGCCCAGCATTATTGTGGGGCCACAGGTGGCGCGGGTAAACCTGCGCATGGGCTACGACCAACTTACCATTAAAGTAGGCTTTCAGCCGGGCGGCCTGTTCCGGTTGTTTGGTATGCCGATGTGGCAACTCCTTGATTATTCCATTGATAGCAGCGAGCTGGCCGGCCGCGAAATCAGCCGCATCAACGAGCAGTTGCGGGAATTGAACGACTACCAGCAAATGATTTCGCTGGTGGAAAAGTATCTGTTGAGCAAGGTGGCCGCCCTGAAAAACGACGCTCATGCCGTGGATAAGGTAGCCCAGCTCATGCTGCAGAGCCATACCCGGCCCTTTTCACTGGACTGGCTGGCCAGCGAGGCCTGCCTGAGCGCCCGGCAGTTTGAGCGCAAATTTCTGGAGCGCATTGGCATGAGCCCCAAGCTTTTTATGCGGGTAGTTCGGTTTGCCCAGGCCTACCGCCTGAAAAACCAGCAACCTAACCTGGACTGGCAGGATATTGTGTACCGGTGCGGCTACTACGACCAGACCCACCTCATCAAAGACTTCCGGCTCTTTGCCCAGGTTACGCCCACCATGCTATTGAAAGAAGACGCGCAGGCGCCTATTAAACTGTTTCCGGGTAGCCCGTTCTAA
- a CDS encoding M13 family metallopeptidase has translation MKISSAARRCLVLGPALALALASCQSSGSTGTAGQPDLLQANLDTTIHPGDDFFTYANGGWLKKHPIPASESAWGIGKEVQNEVYARLRALNQEAAKANAKAGTSQQKIGDFWAAGLDSVAIDKQGIAPLKPELDRIAAIKSLADVQAVIARHKVLGVNSLIGLYVAQDAKNSEKMALHLYQAGLGLPNRDYYFNKDTRTSNIRKEYVRHVARMLQLLGQDSVTAQRHSQQIMALETALAGSSRKLEALRDPYANYNKRAVADLGKLTPGIDWKPWLAQMELAKVDTVIVGQPEFYQKAGQLLKTTPLDQWQAYLQWHLVNTFAGQLSHDFDNEHFRFYGTILQGQKEQRARWKRVLDEEEDGMGEILGQLFVKEYFSPETKARYAKLTENVVASFREHIQALDWMSNATKQKALVKLAKITPKVGYPDKWRDYSALSITRDSYLGNVMRANEWNYRYQVNKLGKPVDRTEWDMTPQTYNAYYNPSNNEIVLPAAIFAVPGLKDAEADDAIIYGYAGASTIGHELTHGFDDEGSQYDEKGNLRNWWSKQDRAAFQQRVNGIVRQFNGYTVLDSLHINGKATAGENIADLGGIVIAFDAFKKTDQYKKGEKIGGLTPTQRYFLGYALGWQHHQRDEVLAQRILTDVHSPAQYRVNGPFADVPAFYEAFNVKQGQQLWRPDSTRVTIW, from the coding sequence ATGAAAATTTCTTCTGCGGCCCGGCGCTGCCTGGTGCTCGGCCCCGCTCTGGCCCTGGCGTTGGCCAGTTGCCAATCCTCCGGCTCTACCGGCACAGCCGGCCAGCCCGACCTGCTCCAGGCCAACCTGGACACCACCATTCATCCCGGCGACGACTTTTTCACCTACGCCAATGGCGGCTGGCTGAAAAAGCACCCCATTCCCGCCTCCGAAAGCGCCTGGGGCATTGGCAAAGAGGTGCAGAACGAGGTGTATGCCCGCCTGCGCGCCCTCAACCAGGAGGCCGCCAAAGCCAATGCTAAGGCCGGCACCAGTCAGCAGAAAATCGGTGATTTCTGGGCCGCCGGCCTGGATTCCGTAGCTATTGATAAGCAAGGCATTGCCCCACTGAAGCCGGAGCTGGACCGCATTGCCGCTATTAAGTCCCTGGCCGATGTGCAGGCCGTTATTGCCCGCCACAAGGTACTGGGCGTGAACTCCCTGATTGGGCTGTATGTGGCGCAGGACGCCAAAAACAGCGAAAAAATGGCCCTGCACCTGTACCAGGCCGGGCTGGGCTTACCCAACCGCGACTACTACTTTAACAAGGACACGCGCACCAGCAACATCCGCAAAGAATATGTGCGCCACGTAGCGCGCATGCTGCAGCTGCTGGGGCAGGACTCTGTTACGGCCCAGCGCCACAGCCAGCAGATTATGGCGCTGGAAACGGCGCTGGCTGGCTCTTCGCGCAAGCTGGAAGCCCTCCGCGACCCATACGCCAACTATAACAAGCGCGCCGTCGCTGACCTCGGCAAACTCACCCCCGGCATCGATTGGAAACCCTGGCTGGCTCAAATGGAGCTGGCTAAGGTAGATACCGTTATTGTGGGGCAGCCGGAGTTCTACCAGAAGGCCGGCCAGTTGCTGAAAACCACGCCGCTGGACCAGTGGCAGGCTTACCTGCAGTGGCACCTGGTGAACACCTTTGCCGGCCAGCTCAGCCACGACTTCGATAACGAGCATTTCCGTTTCTACGGCACCATTCTGCAGGGCCAGAAAGAGCAGCGCGCCCGCTGGAAACGCGTGCTGGATGAGGAAGAAGATGGCATGGGCGAAATTCTGGGTCAGCTGTTCGTAAAAGAATATTTCTCTCCCGAAACCAAGGCCCGCTACGCTAAGCTCACTGAAAATGTAGTGGCCTCTTTCCGGGAGCATATTCAGGCCCTGGACTGGATGAGCAACGCCACCAAGCAAAAAGCGTTGGTAAAGCTGGCCAAAATCACCCCCAAAGTAGGCTACCCCGATAAGTGGCGCGACTATTCCGCCCTCTCCATTACCCGGGATTCTTACCTGGGCAATGTGATGCGCGCCAACGAGTGGAACTATCGGTACCAGGTAAACAAGCTGGGCAAGCCCGTAGACCGCACCGAGTGGGACATGACGCCCCAGACGTACAACGCCTACTACAACCCCAGCAACAATGAAATTGTACTGCCCGCTGCCATTTTTGCCGTGCCCGGTTTGAAAGATGCCGAGGCCGATGATGCCATTATCTATGGCTACGCCGGCGCCTCCACCATTGGCCACGAGCTGACGCACGGCTTCGATGACGAAGGCAGCCAGTATGATGAGAAAGGCAACCTGCGCAACTGGTGGAGCAAGCAGGACCGCGCCGCCTTCCAGCAGCGCGTAAACGGCATTGTGCGCCAGTTCAATGGCTACACCGTGCTGGATTCCCTGCACATCAACGGCAAGGCTACGGCCGGCGAAAACATTGCCGACCTGGGCGGTATCGTCATTGCTTTTGATGCCTTTAAAAAGACCGATCAGTACAAGAAAGGCGAGAAAATTGGCGGCCTCACGCCCACGCAGCGTTACTTCCTGGGCTACGCCCTGGGCTGGCAGCACCACCAGCGGGATGAGGTGCTGGCCCAGCGCATCCTCACCGATGTGCATTCGCCGGCGCAGTACCGCGTAAACGGCCCCTTCGCCGATGTACCGGCCTTCTATGAGGCCTTCAACGTGAAGCAGGGTCAGCAGCTCTGGCGCCCCGACAGCACCCGGGTAACCATCTGGTAG
- the arfB gene encoding alternative ribosome rescue aminoacyl-tRNA hydrolase ArfB produces MLPSVDAFLPEIQFQTSRSSGPGGQNVNKVESRVELRFHVADSQLLSEEQKEVLLTKLAKQLTADGLLQVVAQEDRSQLRNKEIALQKFHQLLLKALHKPKARKATKPSKGAVRQRLESKKKHSAKKANRGKGGLDF; encoded by the coding sequence ATGCTGCCTTCTGTTGATGCCTTTCTACCCGAAATTCAGTTTCAAACCAGCCGCAGCAGCGGACCGGGCGGACAAAACGTGAACAAGGTAGAGTCCAGGGTGGAGCTGCGCTTTCACGTAGCCGATTCTCAGCTGCTTAGCGAGGAGCAGAAAGAGGTGCTGCTTACTAAGCTGGCTAAGCAACTCACGGCAGATGGGTTGCTGCAGGTGGTAGCGCAGGAGGACCGCAGCCAGCTGCGCAACAAAGAAATTGCGCTGCAGAAGTTTCATCAGCTGCTGCTGAAAGCCCTGCACAAGCCTAAAGCCCGCAAGGCCACCAAACCCAGCAAAGGGGCCGTACGCCAACGCCTGGAATCCAAGAAAAAGCACAGCGCCAAAAAGGCCAACCGCGGAAAGGGAGGCTTGGATTTTTAG
- the mgtE gene encoding magnesium transporter, with amino-acid sequence MIQHPTAENITSLIQEGEFFKLKEVLKQFEPAELVELLENEEEREQLIIFRLLPLKLATEVFEYLDLDIQRHFLANLSQEKIADILNEMSPDDRTALLEFLPDDFVKELIQTLSEAERKVTLELLGYPEYSVGRLMTPDYIAIRETWTVQQVLDYIRRHGGQSETISVLYVTDNRGVLIDDIRIRQLLLADPQSRVSELMDRRYVSLRAMQDQEAVIDVFRKNDRVALPVVNDEGVLFGIVTIDDILDIREEEDTEDIQKLGGSEALDEPYLATSIWSMVKKRAGWLVILLIGEMLTTSAMHHFEDDLQKAAVLGLFIPLIISAGGNAGSQATSLIIRAMSLGEFTLSDWWLVMRRELLSGVLLGGILGVVGSLRIILWANYIDPGYFGPYWLLIAVTVGFSLLGIVLWGALSGAMLPMLLKRLGLDPATSSAPFVATLVDVTGLIIYFSVATMVLRGTLL; translated from the coding sequence ATGATTCAGCACCCCACCGCGGAAAACATCACGTCCCTGATTCAGGAGGGCGAATTTTTTAAGCTGAAGGAGGTTCTTAAACAGTTTGAACCGGCCGAGCTGGTAGAGCTGCTGGAGAACGAGGAGGAGCGCGAGCAGCTGATTATTTTCCGGCTACTGCCCCTGAAGCTGGCCACCGAGGTATTTGAGTACCTGGACCTGGATATTCAGCGCCACTTTCTGGCCAACCTTTCCCAGGAGAAAATTGCCGACATCCTCAATGAGATGTCGCCCGATGACCGGACGGCCCTGCTGGAATTCCTGCCCGATGACTTTGTAAAGGAGCTGATTCAGACCCTGTCGGAAGCGGAGCGCAAGGTTACGCTGGAGCTGCTGGGCTACCCCGAGTACAGCGTGGGCCGCCTGATGACGCCCGACTACATTGCTATTCGCGAAACCTGGACGGTGCAGCAGGTGCTGGACTACATCCGCCGCCACGGCGGGCAGTCGGAAACCATCAGCGTGCTCTACGTCACCGATAATAGGGGCGTGCTCATTGATGATATCCGCATCCGGCAGCTGCTGCTGGCCGATCCGCAGAGCCGCGTGAGCGAGCTGATGGACCGTCGCTACGTGAGCCTGCGCGCCATGCAGGACCAGGAAGCGGTAATTGACGTGTTCCGCAAAAACGACCGGGTAGCGCTGCCCGTGGTGAACGACGAAGGCGTGCTCTTCGGCATTGTCACCATCGACGATATTCTCGACATCCGGGAAGAAGAAGACACCGAGGACATTCAGAAACTGGGGGGCTCCGAGGCCCTGGACGAGCCGTACCTGGCCACCTCCATCTGGAGCATGGTGAAGAAACGGGCCGGCTGGCTGGTTATTCTGCTCATTGGTGAGATGCTGACTACCTCCGCCATGCACCATTTTGAGGATGACCTGCAGAAAGCCGCCGTGCTGGGCTTGTTTATCCCGCTCATTATCTCGGCCGGGGGCAATGCCGGCTCCCAGGCAACTTCCCTTATCATCCGGGCCATGAGCCTGGGCGAATTCACCCTCTCCGACTGGTGGCTGGTGATGCGCCGCGAGCTGCTTTCCGGCGTGCTGCTGGGCGGTATTCTGGGCGTGGTAGGCTCGTTGCGTATTATTCTGTGGGCCAACTACATCGACCCCGGCTATTTTGGCCCCTACTGGCTGCTGATTGCCGTAACGGTGGGCTTCTCCCTGCTGGGCATTGTGCTGTGGGGGGCGCTATCGGGGGCTATGCTGCCCATGCTGCTCAAGCGCCTGGGCCTGGACCCGGCTACCTCCTCCGCGCCTTTTGTGGCTACTCTGGTAGACGTAACCGGGCTGATTATTTACTTCTCCGTAGCCACTATGGTGCTGCGCGGCACGCTGCTGTAA
- a CDS encoding cyanophycinase translates to MTQLSGPALGTLIALGGGDDDVLLSLLCDLLPQPEAPIEIITTASSEPHDTAKAYEQALRDLGCVTPHHLHIDEHHPADAPATLRRLARTKVVFFTGGDQERIVEFLHGTEFLRQLQERFRTEADFIVAGTSAGAAVLSDFMLVDGYGWRALRKGGIKTVPGLELLPKLLIDQHFVERGRFGRLAHAVLAHPMCLGLGLSEETGLIIRGGTEAEVFGDGVVMVVDGSRQRANNLGRIGRGEPVSGLDLRVHLLVAGQRLHLPTRQVKEHHPE, encoded by the coding sequence ATGACCCAGTTATCCGGCCCTGCACTTGGTACGCTCATCGCCCTTGGCGGCGGCGACGACGACGTGTTGCTGTCCCTGCTCTGCGACCTGCTGCCCCAGCCCGAGGCCCCCATTGAGATTATCACCACGGCTTCCAGTGAGCCTCACGATACCGCCAAAGCCTATGAGCAGGCCCTGCGCGACCTGGGCTGCGTGACTCCCCACCACCTGCACATTGATGAGCACCACCCCGCCGATGCCCCGGCCACGCTCCGGCGGCTGGCGCGCACCAAAGTGGTGTTCTTCACTGGCGGCGACCAGGAGCGCATCGTAGAGTTTTTGCACGGTACCGAGTTTTTGCGCCAGCTGCAGGAGCGCTTCCGCACGGAGGCCGACTTTATTGTTGCCGGTACCAGTGCCGGCGCCGCCGTGCTTTCTGATTTTATGCTGGTAGATGGCTATGGCTGGCGGGCCCTGCGCAAAGGCGGCATTAAAACTGTGCCTGGGCTGGAGCTGCTGCCTAAGCTGCTCATTGACCAGCATTTTGTGGAACGGGGCCGCTTTGGGCGGCTGGCTCACGCCGTGCTGGCCCATCCCATGTGCCTGGGCCTGGGCCTGTCAGAGGAAACCGGCCTTATTATCCGGGGCGGAACGGAGGCGGAGGTTTTCGGCGACGGGGTGGTGATGGTGGTAGATGGCTCCCGGCAGCGCGCCAACAACCTGGGCCGCATTGGGCGCGGCGAGCCGGTAAGCGGGCTGGACCTGCGCGTGCACCTGCTGGTAGCCGGGCAGCGTCTGCACCTGCCCACCCGGCAGGTAAAAGAACACCACCCGGAATAG
- a CDS encoding OmpP1/FadL family transporter: MNVKSLLLVGSAMLAATAASAGGFQVSLAGIKNNGMGGVGAGLALDQASMFYNPGALAMVRERGVQMGANATFARQAFRAEYGGSERTLRNSIVTPVSLFAGFGPTEGKWKAGIAVYTPFGSKLQYADGWEGRFSLTDIDLKSVFVQPTVSLALTDQLSIGAGLVVLAHGSVNLQRDIPVTNAQGEYGHVELDGKADTKLGVNAGIYFKPSEKLSVGVSYRSKIDATVDGGDITFTNLPESAKASFAGTKFGVTIPLPATTSIGIGVMPTEKLTVALDVNHVQWSKYRSLDFTFNGPVGGATSSTSKRFYQDALTLRLGGQYKLTDAFTVRAGGSFDMSPVKDGYVSPETPDADRLGVTAGVSYKAGEHFSVDFSTQFISLMKRTQTQQDLLNNKTTDRVAGTYKTQIVIPGIGLNYNF, from the coding sequence ATGAATGTAAAATCTCTACTTCTCGTAGGTAGTGCCATGCTGGCGGCAACAGCTGCATCCGCAGGCGGCTTTCAGGTGTCGCTGGCCGGCATCAAAAACAATGGTATGGGCGGCGTGGGCGCGGGCTTAGCGCTTGACCAGGCCTCCATGTTCTACAACCCCGGCGCCCTGGCCATGGTACGGGAGCGGGGTGTACAGATGGGTGCCAATGCCACCTTTGCCCGGCAGGCATTCCGCGCCGAGTACGGTGGTTCCGAGCGCACGCTGCGCAACTCAATAGTAACTCCGGTAAGCCTGTTTGCAGGCTTTGGCCCAACAGAGGGCAAGTGGAAAGCAGGTATTGCCGTCTACACACCCTTCGGCAGCAAGCTGCAGTACGCCGATGGCTGGGAAGGCCGTTTCTCGCTGACGGATATCGACCTGAAGTCGGTGTTTGTGCAGCCTACGGTAAGCCTGGCCCTCACCGACCAGCTGAGCATTGGTGCCGGCCTGGTAGTACTGGCCCACGGCTCGGTAAACCTGCAGCGCGATATTCCCGTGACCAACGCCCAGGGCGAGTACGGCCACGTGGAGCTGGATGGCAAGGCTGATACCAAGCTGGGCGTAAACGCCGGTATTTACTTCAAGCCTTCTGAGAAGCTGAGCGTAGGGGTTTCCTACCGCTCCAAGATTGACGCTACCGTAGATGGCGGCGACATTACGTTCACTAACCTGCCGGAGTCGGCTAAGGCCAGCTTTGCGGGTACCAAATTCGGTGTAACCATTCCGCTGCCTGCTACTACTTCTATCGGCATTGGCGTGATGCCCACCGAGAAGCTGACCGTAGCCCTGGACGTGAACCACGTGCAGTGGAGCAAATACCGCAGCCTCGATTTCACCTTTAATGGCCCTGTGGGCGGCGCTACCAGCAGCACCTCCAAGCGCTTTTACCAGGATGCGCTGACCCTGCGTTTGGGTGGCCAGTACAAGCTGACCGATGCCTTTACGGTGCGGGCCGGCGGTTCTTTTGATATGTCGCCGGTGAAAGATGGCTACGTGTCGCCGGAAACGCCGGACGCGGACCGCTTAGGTGTTACTGCCGGTGTTTCTTACAAAGCCGGTGAGCATTTCTCGGTGGATTTCTCCACCCAGTTCATCAGCCTGATGAAGCGCACGCAAACCCAGCAGGACCTGCTGAACAACAAGACGACTGACCGGGTAGCAGGAACTTACAAAACGCAGATTGTAATTCCCGGTATTGGCCTCAACTACAATTTCTAA
- a CDS encoding SGNH/GDSL hydrolase family protein, whose translation MITLFKKSMPGLALLGLVLGGCQPELEAPKADKGSADFSKYVAVGNSLTAGYSDGGLYLEGQQNSYPNILAQQFKLVGGGEFKQPLFAAAQSNGSGYLRFAGFTSAGSPNLQPVTTNLAVRGLSPAGTALYTKFTDPVQNLAVPGIAVADVNTVGYGSVAGNPYFERLLPGEAGDPATFMTYTSFVQSRVTAEKPTFFTLWLGNNDVLGFATAGGASGATTDPEVFATNYAGILDALTSGGAKGAVATIPNVTALPFFTTVGPSVRANLTKLSVPGMVILTGAKPGGATSGNRKQIATADIRDASGNGRQLFTLTSSAYAPLLGAPTGKYWRDLAASRKLPVAALLATFELDTTQAFGVSAGNPFPSALILDDAEQATVQKATTDLNLKIRAAAAAKGIPVADMNAFFVSVAGNGIAVNAVNNTVAYISGNLFSLDGVHPTPRGYAAIANEFIQAINTAYNASVPKVNPNDYRGVTFP comes from the coding sequence ATGATTACATTGTTTAAAAAATCAATGCCGGGCCTGGCACTGCTGGGTCTGGTGCTGGGCGGTTGCCAGCCTGAGCTGGAAGCTCCCAAAGCCGATAAAGGCTCCGCCGACTTCTCGAAATATGTGGCCGTAGGTAACTCCCTCACGGCGGGTTACTCCGATGGTGGTTTATACCTGGAAGGTCAGCAAAACTCTTATCCTAACATTCTGGCGCAGCAGTTTAAGCTGGTAGGTGGCGGTGAGTTTAAGCAACCCCTGTTTGCGGCTGCTCAGTCAAACGGTAGCGGCTACCTGAGATTTGCCGGTTTCACCAGCGCTGGGTCGCCCAACCTGCAGCCCGTAACTACCAACCTGGCCGTACGTGGTCTGTCGCCGGCCGGCACGGCCCTGTACACCAAGTTCACTGACCCGGTGCAAAACCTGGCCGTACCCGGCATTGCCGTAGCCGATGTGAATACAGTGGGTTATGGCAGCGTAGCCGGCAACCCCTACTTTGAGCGCCTGCTGCCCGGCGAAGCCGGTGACCCTGCTACCTTCATGACGTATACCAGCTTCGTGCAGTCGCGCGTAACGGCGGAGAAGCCTACCTTCTTCACGCTGTGGCTGGGTAATAACGACGTGTTGGGCTTTGCTACGGCCGGCGGCGCCAGCGGTGCTACCACCGACCCCGAAGTGTTTGCCACCAACTATGCTGGTATCCTGGACGCGCTGACTTCCGGCGGTGCCAAGGGTGCAGTGGCTACTATTCCTAACGTAACGGCCCTGCCTTTCTTCACCACCGTAGGTCCCAGCGTACGTGCTAACCTAACTAAACTGAGTGTTCCCGGCATGGTAATCCTGACGGGGGCTAAGCCGGGCGGCGCAACCTCCGGCAACCGCAAGCAGATTGCTACTGCTGACATTCGGGATGCCAGTGGAAATGGCCGTCAGCTGTTCACGCTTACCAGCAGTGCTTATGCTCCTTTGCTGGGTGCGCCTACCGGCAAGTACTGGCGTGATTTAGCGGCCTCCAGAAAGCTGCCCGTAGCGGCACTGCTGGCCACCTTCGAATTGGACACCACCCAGGCGTTTGGTGTTAGTGCTGGTAACCCCTTCCCCAGCGCCCTGATATTGGACGATGCGGAGCAGGCAACCGTACAAAAAGCTACTACTGATCTGAACCTGAAAATCCGGGCAGCAGCAGCGGCGAAGGGTATTCCTGTAGCGGATATGAATGCCTTTTTCGTGAGTGTAGCCGGTAATGGTATTGCCGTTAATGCGGTAAATAACACGGTAGCCTATATTTCTGGCAACCTGTTCTCCCTGGATGGCGTGCACCCCACCCCCCGTGGCTACGCTGCCATTGCCAATGAATTTATTCAGGCGATAAATACTGCCTACAACGCTTCGGTGCCCAAAGTAAACCCCAATGACTATCGGGGCGTAACGTTCCCGTAA